A stretch of the Melanotaenia boesemani isolate fMelBoe1 chromosome 24, fMelBoe1.pri, whole genome shotgun sequence genome encodes the following:
- the abi2b gene encoding abl interactor 2b isoform X13 yields the protein MAELQMLLEEEIPAGRSALLDSFTNLERVAEYCESNYVQSPDKQRALEETKNYTTQSLASVAYLINTLANNVLQMLDIQASQLRRMESSINHISQTVDIHKEKVARREIGILTTNKNTSRTHKIIAPANPERPVRYIRKPVDYSLLDDMGHGVKASAQNMKAGGGALPRTNPPTQKPPSPPMTGKGTLGRHSPYRTLEPVRPPVVPNDYVSSPTRNMAHPQQSPARTASVNQRNRTYSSGSSGGSHPSSSRSSSRENSGSGSVGVPIAVPTPAPPTAFPGAPQFYSMNRPAQQPPNPPVGGSLPFRRPSSVTGQPNMAQNQNQLNGGPHFAQNQVSDVPPPPPPAEEPVFEEPTPPPPPPEDYEDDEDEEESAVVEYSDPYAEEDPPWAPRNYLEKVVAIYDYTRDKEDELSFQEGAIIYVIKKNDDGWFEGVMNGTTGLFPGNYVESIMHYAD from the exons ATGGCGGAGCTACAAATGCTTCTAGAAGAGGAGATTCCAGCAGGACGAAGCGCACTATTAGACAGTTTTACCAATTTGGAAAGAGTCGCGGAGTACTGTGAGAGCAATTATGTCCAG TCTCCAGACAAGCAGAGGGCTCTGGAGGAGACCAAGAACTACACCACCCAGTCTCTCGCCAGCGTGGCCTACCTGATCAACACGCTGGCCAACAATGTGCTGCAGATGCTCGACATCCAGGCCTCGCAGCTCCGCCGCATGGAGTCCTCCATCAACCACATCTCACAG ACGGTGGACATCCATAAAGAGAAGGTGGCCCGGCGGGAGATCGGCATCCTCACCACCAACAAGAACACATCCCGCACACACAAGATCATCGCCCCAGCAAACCCAGAGAGACCTGTACGTTACATCCGCAAGCCCGTCGACTACAGCCTGCTGGACGACATGGGGCACGGAGTCAAG GCCAGCGCTCAAAACATGAAGGCCGGAGGAGGCGCGCTCCCTCGCACCAACCCCCCCACACAGAAGCCCCCCAGCCCGCCCATGACAGGCAAAGGGACCCTTGG GCGCCACTCCCCCTATAGGACGCTTGAGCCGGTGCGTCCTCCCGTTGTCCCTAACGACTACGTCTCAAGCCCGACGCGCAACATGGCGCacccccagcagagccctgcACGCACTGCATCCGTTAATCAGAGGAACCGCACGTACAG CAGCGGGAGCAGTGGAGGCAGCCACCCCAGCAGCagtcgcagcagcagcagagagaaCAGCGGCAGCGGCAGTGTGGGCGTACCCATCGCCGTGCCGACCCCGGCCCCGCCCACAGCGTTCCCAG GTGCTCCTCAGTTCTACAGCATGAACCGCCCAGCACAGCAGCCCCCGAACCCTCCGGTGGGAGGCTCTCTGCCCTTCCGCCGCCCCTCGTCCGTTACTGGTCAGCCCAACATGgcccagaaccagaaccagctcaACGGGGGTCCACACTTCGCCCAGAACCAAG TCTCAGACGTGCCACCCCCGCCTCCACCTGCCGAAGAGCCTGTGTTTGAGGAGCCtacaccccctccacctccccctgAGGACTatgaagatgatgaggatgaagaggagtcGGCGGTGGTGGAGTACAGCGATCCGTACGCTGAAGAGGACCCGCCCTGGGCACCACGCAACTACCTGGAGAAAG TGGTGGCCATCTACGACTACACCCGCGACAAAGAGGACGAGCTCTCGTTCCAGGAGGGCGCCATCATCTACGTGATCAAGAAGAACGACGACGGCTGGTTCGAGGGCGTGATGAACGGGACCACCGGCCTCTTCCCCGGCAACTACGTCGAGTCCATCATGCACTACGCCGACTGA
- the abi2b gene encoding abl interactor 2b isoform X14, giving the protein MAELQMLLEEEIPAGRSALLDSFTNLERVAEYCESNYVQSPDKQRALEETKNYTTQSLASVAYLINTLANNVLQMLDIQASQLRRMESSINHISQTVDIHKEKVARREIGILTTNKNTSRTHKIIAPANPERPVRYIRKPVDYSLLDDMGHGVKWLQRFKASAQNMKAGGGALPRTNPPTQKPPSPPMTGKGTLGSGSSGGSHPSSSRSSSRENSGSGSVGVPIAVPTPAPPTAFPGAPQFYSMNRPAQQPPNPPVGGSLPFRRPSSVTGQPNMAQNQNQLNGGPHFAQNQGPHAPPPPSMQITPQLPLMGFVARVQETISDVPPPPPPAEEPVFEEPTPPPPPPEDYEDDEDEEESAVVEYSDPYAEEDPPWAPRNYLEKVVAIYDYTRDKEDELSFQEGAIIYVIKKNDDGWFEGVMNGTTGLFPGNYVESIMHYAD; this is encoded by the exons ATGGCGGAGCTACAAATGCTTCTAGAAGAGGAGATTCCAGCAGGACGAAGCGCACTATTAGACAGTTTTACCAATTTGGAAAGAGTCGCGGAGTACTGTGAGAGCAATTATGTCCAG TCTCCAGACAAGCAGAGGGCTCTGGAGGAGACCAAGAACTACACCACCCAGTCTCTCGCCAGCGTGGCCTACCTGATCAACACGCTGGCCAACAATGTGCTGCAGATGCTCGACATCCAGGCCTCGCAGCTCCGCCGCATGGAGTCCTCCATCAACCACATCTCACAG ACGGTGGACATCCATAAAGAGAAGGTGGCCCGGCGGGAGATCGGCATCCTCACCACCAACAAGAACACATCCCGCACACACAAGATCATCGCCCCAGCAAACCCAGAGAGACCTGTACGTTACATCCGCAAGCCCGTCGACTACAGCCTGCTGGACGACATGGGGCACGGAGTCAAG TGGTTGCAAAGGTTTAAG GCCAGCGCTCAAAACATGAAGGCCGGAGGAGGCGCGCTCCCTCGCACCAACCCCCCCACACAGAAGCCCCCCAGCCCGCCCATGACAGGCAAAGGGACCCTTGG CAGCGGGAGCAGTGGAGGCAGCCACCCCAGCAGCagtcgcagcagcagcagagagaaCAGCGGCAGCGGCAGTGTGGGCGTACCCATCGCCGTGCCGACCCCGGCCCCGCCCACAGCGTTCCCAG GTGCTCCTCAGTTCTACAGCATGAACCGCCCAGCACAGCAGCCCCCGAACCCTCCGGTGGGAGGCTCTCTGCCCTTCCGCCGCCCCTCGTCCGTTACTGGTCAGCCCAACATGgcccagaaccagaaccagctcaACGGGGGTCCACACTTCGCCCAGAACCAAG GCCCACATGCGCCCCCTCCCCCATCCATGCAGATCACTCCTCAGCTGCCTCTGATGGGCTTTGTGGCCCGAGTTCAGGAGACTA TCTCAGACGTGCCACCCCCGCCTCCACCTGCCGAAGAGCCTGTGTTTGAGGAGCCtacaccccctccacctccccctgAGGACTatgaagatgatgaggatgaagaggagtcGGCGGTGGTGGAGTACAGCGATCCGTACGCTGAAGAGGACCCGCCCTGGGCACCACGCAACTACCTGGAGAAAG TGGTGGCCATCTACGACTACACCCGCGACAAAGAGGACGAGCTCTCGTTCCAGGAGGGCGCCATCATCTACGTGATCAAGAAGAACGACGACGGCTGGTTCGAGGGCGTGATGAACGGGACCACCGGCCTCTTCCCCGGCAACTACGTCGAGTCCATCATGCACTACGCCGACTGA
- the abi2b gene encoding abl interactor 2b isoform X10, which produces MAELQMLLEEEIPAGRSALLDSFTNLERVAEYCESNYVQSPDKQRALEETKNYTTQSLASVAYLINTLANNVLQMLDIQASQLRRMESSINHISQTVDIHKEKVARREIGILTTNKNTSRTHKIIAPANPERPVRYIRKPVDYSLLDDMGHGVKASAQNMKAGGGALPRTNPPTQKPPSPPMTGKGTLGRHSPYRTLEPVRPPVVPNDYVSSPTRNMAHPQQSPARTASVNQRNRTYSSGSSGGSHPSSSRSSSRENSGSGSVGVPIAVPTPAPPTAFPGAPQFYSMNRPAQQPPNPPVGGSLPFRRPSSVTGQPNMAQNQNQLNGGPHFAQNQAGPHAPPPPSMQITPQLPLMGFVARVQETISDVPPPPPPAEEPVFEEPTPPPPPPEDYEDDEDEEESAVVEYSDPYAEEDPPWAPRNYLEKVVAIYDYTRDKEDELSFQEGAIIYVIKKNDDGWFEGVMNGTTGLFPGNYVESIMHYAD; this is translated from the exons ATGGCGGAGCTACAAATGCTTCTAGAAGAGGAGATTCCAGCAGGACGAAGCGCACTATTAGACAGTTTTACCAATTTGGAAAGAGTCGCGGAGTACTGTGAGAGCAATTATGTCCAG TCTCCAGACAAGCAGAGGGCTCTGGAGGAGACCAAGAACTACACCACCCAGTCTCTCGCCAGCGTGGCCTACCTGATCAACACGCTGGCCAACAATGTGCTGCAGATGCTCGACATCCAGGCCTCGCAGCTCCGCCGCATGGAGTCCTCCATCAACCACATCTCACAG ACGGTGGACATCCATAAAGAGAAGGTGGCCCGGCGGGAGATCGGCATCCTCACCACCAACAAGAACACATCCCGCACACACAAGATCATCGCCCCAGCAAACCCAGAGAGACCTGTACGTTACATCCGCAAGCCCGTCGACTACAGCCTGCTGGACGACATGGGGCACGGAGTCAAG GCCAGCGCTCAAAACATGAAGGCCGGAGGAGGCGCGCTCCCTCGCACCAACCCCCCCACACAGAAGCCCCCCAGCCCGCCCATGACAGGCAAAGGGACCCTTGG GCGCCACTCCCCCTATAGGACGCTTGAGCCGGTGCGTCCTCCCGTTGTCCCTAACGACTACGTCTCAAGCCCGACGCGCAACATGGCGCacccccagcagagccctgcACGCACTGCATCCGTTAATCAGAGGAACCGCACGTACAG CAGCGGGAGCAGTGGAGGCAGCCACCCCAGCAGCagtcgcagcagcagcagagagaaCAGCGGCAGCGGCAGTGTGGGCGTACCCATCGCCGTGCCGACCCCGGCCCCGCCCACAGCGTTCCCAG GTGCTCCTCAGTTCTACAGCATGAACCGCCCAGCACAGCAGCCCCCGAACCCTCCGGTGGGAGGCTCTCTGCCCTTCCGCCGCCCCTCGTCCGTTACTGGTCAGCCCAACATGgcccagaaccagaaccagctcaACGGGGGTCCACACTTCGCCCAGAACCAAG CAGGCCCACATGCGCCCCCTCCCCCATCCATGCAGATCACTCCTCAGCTGCCTCTGATGGGCTTTGTGGCCCGAGTTCAGGAGACTA TCTCAGACGTGCCACCCCCGCCTCCACCTGCCGAAGAGCCTGTGTTTGAGGAGCCtacaccccctccacctccccctgAGGACTatgaagatgatgaggatgaagaggagtcGGCGGTGGTGGAGTACAGCGATCCGTACGCTGAAGAGGACCCGCCCTGGGCACCACGCAACTACCTGGAGAAAG TGGTGGCCATCTACGACTACACCCGCGACAAAGAGGACGAGCTCTCGTTCCAGGAGGGCGCCATCATCTACGTGATCAAGAAGAACGACGACGGCTGGTTCGAGGGCGTGATGAACGGGACCACCGGCCTCTTCCCCGGCAACTACGTCGAGTCCATCATGCACTACGCCGACTGA
- the abi2b gene encoding abl interactor 2b isoform X6 — protein MAELQMLLEEEIPAGRSALLDSFTNLERVAEYCESNYVQSPDKQRALEETKNYTTQSLASVAYLINTLANNVLQMLDIQASQLRRMESSINHISQTVDIHKEKVARREIGILTTNKNTSRTHKIIAPANPERPVRYIRKPVDYSLLDDMGHGVKWLQRFKASAQNMKAGGGALPRTNPPTQKPPSPPMTGKGTLGSGSSGGSHPSSSRSSSRENSGSGSVGVPIAVPTPAPPTAFPGSAPAPSNPAKPPPNTATTPGPPSSALDGPPQACNPPLEIPPVPPPPPQLPASTAPPGTGPATYGNPAQGAPQFYSMNRPAQQPPNPPVGGSLPFRRPSSVTGQPNMAQNQNQLNGGPHFAQNQAGPHAPPPPSMQITPQLPLMGFVARVQETISDVPPPPPPAEEPVFEEPTPPPPPPEDYEDDEDEEESAVVEYSDPYAEEDPPWAPRNYLEKVVAIYDYTRDKEDELSFQEGAIIYVIKKNDDGWFEGVMNGTTGLFPGNYVESIMHYAD, from the exons ATGGCGGAGCTACAAATGCTTCTAGAAGAGGAGATTCCAGCAGGACGAAGCGCACTATTAGACAGTTTTACCAATTTGGAAAGAGTCGCGGAGTACTGTGAGAGCAATTATGTCCAG TCTCCAGACAAGCAGAGGGCTCTGGAGGAGACCAAGAACTACACCACCCAGTCTCTCGCCAGCGTGGCCTACCTGATCAACACGCTGGCCAACAATGTGCTGCAGATGCTCGACATCCAGGCCTCGCAGCTCCGCCGCATGGAGTCCTCCATCAACCACATCTCACAG ACGGTGGACATCCATAAAGAGAAGGTGGCCCGGCGGGAGATCGGCATCCTCACCACCAACAAGAACACATCCCGCACACACAAGATCATCGCCCCAGCAAACCCAGAGAGACCTGTACGTTACATCCGCAAGCCCGTCGACTACAGCCTGCTGGACGACATGGGGCACGGAGTCAAG TGGTTGCAAAGGTTTAAG GCCAGCGCTCAAAACATGAAGGCCGGAGGAGGCGCGCTCCCTCGCACCAACCCCCCCACACAGAAGCCCCCCAGCCCGCCCATGACAGGCAAAGGGACCCTTGG CAGCGGGAGCAGTGGAGGCAGCCACCCCAGCAGCagtcgcagcagcagcagagagaaCAGCGGCAGCGGCAGTGTGGGCGTACCCATCGCCGTGCCGACCCCGGCCCCGCCCACAGCGTTCCCAG GTTCAGCCCCCGCCCCATCCAACCCAGCTAAACCTCCCCCCAACACTGCCACAACCCCAGGGCCTCCTTCTTCTGCCCTAGACGGCCCCCCACAGGCCTGCAATCCCCCTCTAGAGATCCCGCCTGtacccccaccccctccccaGCTCCCTGCCTCTACGGCCCCCCCTGGCACCGGCCCTGCTACTTATGGCAACCCCGCACAAG GTGCTCCTCAGTTCTACAGCATGAACCGCCCAGCACAGCAGCCCCCGAACCCTCCGGTGGGAGGCTCTCTGCCCTTCCGCCGCCCCTCGTCCGTTACTGGTCAGCCCAACATGgcccagaaccagaaccagctcaACGGGGGTCCACACTTCGCCCAGAACCAAG CAGGCCCACATGCGCCCCCTCCCCCATCCATGCAGATCACTCCTCAGCTGCCTCTGATGGGCTTTGTGGCCCGAGTTCAGGAGACTA TCTCAGACGTGCCACCCCCGCCTCCACCTGCCGAAGAGCCTGTGTTTGAGGAGCCtacaccccctccacctccccctgAGGACTatgaagatgatgaggatgaagaggagtcGGCGGTGGTGGAGTACAGCGATCCGTACGCTGAAGAGGACCCGCCCTGGGCACCACGCAACTACCTGGAGAAAG TGGTGGCCATCTACGACTACACCCGCGACAAAGAGGACGAGCTCTCGTTCCAGGAGGGCGCCATCATCTACGTGATCAAGAAGAACGACGACGGCTGGTTCGAGGGCGTGATGAACGGGACCACCGGCCTCTTCCCCGGCAACTACGTCGAGTCCATCATGCACTACGCCGACTGA
- the abi2b gene encoding abl interactor 2b isoform X9 — MAELQMLLEEEIPAGRSALLDSFTNLERVAEYCESNYVQSPDKQRALEETKNYTTQSLASVAYLINTLANNVLQMLDIQASQLRRMESSINHISQTVDIHKEKVARREIGILTTNKNTSRTHKIIAPANPERPVRYIRKPVDYSLLDDMGHGVKWLQRFKASAQNMKAGGGALPRTNPPTQKPPSPPMTGKGTLGRHSPYRTLEPVRPPVVPNDYVSSPTRNMAHPQQSPARTASVNQRNRTYSSGSSGGSHPSSSRSSSRENSGSGSVGVPIAVPTPAPPTAFPGAPQFYSMNRPAQQPPNPPVGGSLPFRRPSSVTGQPNMAQNQNQLNGGPHFAQNQGPHAPPPPSMQITPQLPLMGFVARVQETISDVPPPPPPAEEPVFEEPTPPPPPPEDYEDDEDEEESAVVEYSDPYAEEDPPWAPRNYLEKVVAIYDYTRDKEDELSFQEGAIIYVIKKNDDGWFEGVMNGTTGLFPGNYVESIMHYAD; from the exons ATGGCGGAGCTACAAATGCTTCTAGAAGAGGAGATTCCAGCAGGACGAAGCGCACTATTAGACAGTTTTACCAATTTGGAAAGAGTCGCGGAGTACTGTGAGAGCAATTATGTCCAG TCTCCAGACAAGCAGAGGGCTCTGGAGGAGACCAAGAACTACACCACCCAGTCTCTCGCCAGCGTGGCCTACCTGATCAACACGCTGGCCAACAATGTGCTGCAGATGCTCGACATCCAGGCCTCGCAGCTCCGCCGCATGGAGTCCTCCATCAACCACATCTCACAG ACGGTGGACATCCATAAAGAGAAGGTGGCCCGGCGGGAGATCGGCATCCTCACCACCAACAAGAACACATCCCGCACACACAAGATCATCGCCCCAGCAAACCCAGAGAGACCTGTACGTTACATCCGCAAGCCCGTCGACTACAGCCTGCTGGACGACATGGGGCACGGAGTCAAG TGGTTGCAAAGGTTTAAG GCCAGCGCTCAAAACATGAAGGCCGGAGGAGGCGCGCTCCCTCGCACCAACCCCCCCACACAGAAGCCCCCCAGCCCGCCCATGACAGGCAAAGGGACCCTTGG GCGCCACTCCCCCTATAGGACGCTTGAGCCGGTGCGTCCTCCCGTTGTCCCTAACGACTACGTCTCAAGCCCGACGCGCAACATGGCGCacccccagcagagccctgcACGCACTGCATCCGTTAATCAGAGGAACCGCACGTACAG CAGCGGGAGCAGTGGAGGCAGCCACCCCAGCAGCagtcgcagcagcagcagagagaaCAGCGGCAGCGGCAGTGTGGGCGTACCCATCGCCGTGCCGACCCCGGCCCCGCCCACAGCGTTCCCAG GTGCTCCTCAGTTCTACAGCATGAACCGCCCAGCACAGCAGCCCCCGAACCCTCCGGTGGGAGGCTCTCTGCCCTTCCGCCGCCCCTCGTCCGTTACTGGTCAGCCCAACATGgcccagaaccagaaccagctcaACGGGGGTCCACACTTCGCCCAGAACCAAG GCCCACATGCGCCCCCTCCCCCATCCATGCAGATCACTCCTCAGCTGCCTCTGATGGGCTTTGTGGCCCGAGTTCAGGAGACTA TCTCAGACGTGCCACCCCCGCCTCCACCTGCCGAAGAGCCTGTGTTTGAGGAGCCtacaccccctccacctccccctgAGGACTatgaagatgatgaggatgaagaggagtcGGCGGTGGTGGAGTACAGCGATCCGTACGCTGAAGAGGACCCGCCCTGGGCACCACGCAACTACCTGGAGAAAG TGGTGGCCATCTACGACTACACCCGCGACAAAGAGGACGAGCTCTCGTTCCAGGAGGGCGCCATCATCTACGTGATCAAGAAGAACGACGACGGCTGGTTCGAGGGCGTGATGAACGGGACCACCGGCCTCTTCCCCGGCAACTACGTCGAGTCCATCATGCACTACGCCGACTGA
- the abi2b gene encoding abl interactor 2b isoform X2 encodes MAELQMLLEEEIPAGRSALLDSFTNLERVAEYCESNYVQSPDKQRALEETKNYTTQSLASVAYLINTLANNVLQMLDIQASQLRRMESSINHISQTVDIHKEKVARREIGILTTNKNTSRTHKIIAPANPERPVRYIRKPVDYSLLDDMGHGVKWLQRFKASAQNMKAGGGALPRTNPPTQKPPSPPMTGKGTLGRHSPYRTLEPVRPPVVPNDYVSSPTRNMAHPQQSPARTASVNQRNRTYSSGSSGGSHPSSSRSSSRENSGSGSVGVPIAVPTPAPPTAFPGSAPAPSNPAKPPPNTATTPGPPSSALDGPPQACNPPLEIPPVPPPPPQLPASTAPPGTGPATYGNPAQGAPQFYSMNRPAQQPPNPPVGGSLPFRRPSSVTGQPNMAQNQNQLNGGPHFAQNQGPHAPPPPSMQITPQLPLMGFVARVQETISDVPPPPPPAEEPVFEEPTPPPPPPEDYEDDEDEEESAVVEYSDPYAEEDPPWAPRNYLEKVVAIYDYTRDKEDELSFQEGAIIYVIKKNDDGWFEGVMNGTTGLFPGNYVESIMHYAD; translated from the exons ATGGCGGAGCTACAAATGCTTCTAGAAGAGGAGATTCCAGCAGGACGAAGCGCACTATTAGACAGTTTTACCAATTTGGAAAGAGTCGCGGAGTACTGTGAGAGCAATTATGTCCAG TCTCCAGACAAGCAGAGGGCTCTGGAGGAGACCAAGAACTACACCACCCAGTCTCTCGCCAGCGTGGCCTACCTGATCAACACGCTGGCCAACAATGTGCTGCAGATGCTCGACATCCAGGCCTCGCAGCTCCGCCGCATGGAGTCCTCCATCAACCACATCTCACAG ACGGTGGACATCCATAAAGAGAAGGTGGCCCGGCGGGAGATCGGCATCCTCACCACCAACAAGAACACATCCCGCACACACAAGATCATCGCCCCAGCAAACCCAGAGAGACCTGTACGTTACATCCGCAAGCCCGTCGACTACAGCCTGCTGGACGACATGGGGCACGGAGTCAAG TGGTTGCAAAGGTTTAAG GCCAGCGCTCAAAACATGAAGGCCGGAGGAGGCGCGCTCCCTCGCACCAACCCCCCCACACAGAAGCCCCCCAGCCCGCCCATGACAGGCAAAGGGACCCTTGG GCGCCACTCCCCCTATAGGACGCTTGAGCCGGTGCGTCCTCCCGTTGTCCCTAACGACTACGTCTCAAGCCCGACGCGCAACATGGCGCacccccagcagagccctgcACGCACTGCATCCGTTAATCAGAGGAACCGCACGTACAG CAGCGGGAGCAGTGGAGGCAGCCACCCCAGCAGCagtcgcagcagcagcagagagaaCAGCGGCAGCGGCAGTGTGGGCGTACCCATCGCCGTGCCGACCCCGGCCCCGCCCACAGCGTTCCCAG GTTCAGCCCCCGCCCCATCCAACCCAGCTAAACCTCCCCCCAACACTGCCACAACCCCAGGGCCTCCTTCTTCTGCCCTAGACGGCCCCCCACAGGCCTGCAATCCCCCTCTAGAGATCCCGCCTGtacccccaccccctccccaGCTCCCTGCCTCTACGGCCCCCCCTGGCACCGGCCCTGCTACTTATGGCAACCCCGCACAAG GTGCTCCTCAGTTCTACAGCATGAACCGCCCAGCACAGCAGCCCCCGAACCCTCCGGTGGGAGGCTCTCTGCCCTTCCGCCGCCCCTCGTCCGTTACTGGTCAGCCCAACATGgcccagaaccagaaccagctcaACGGGGGTCCACACTTCGCCCAGAACCAAG GCCCACATGCGCCCCCTCCCCCATCCATGCAGATCACTCCTCAGCTGCCTCTGATGGGCTTTGTGGCCCGAGTTCAGGAGACTA TCTCAGACGTGCCACCCCCGCCTCCACCTGCCGAAGAGCCTGTGTTTGAGGAGCCtacaccccctccacctccccctgAGGACTatgaagatgatgaggatgaagaggagtcGGCGGTGGTGGAGTACAGCGATCCGTACGCTGAAGAGGACCCGCCCTGGGCACCACGCAACTACCTGGAGAAAG TGGTGGCCATCTACGACTACACCCGCGACAAAGAGGACGAGCTCTCGTTCCAGGAGGGCGCCATCATCTACGTGATCAAGAAGAACGACGACGGCTGGTTCGAGGGCGTGATGAACGGGACCACCGGCCTCTTCCCCGGCAACTACGTCGAGTCCATCATGCACTACGCCGACTGA
- the abi2b gene encoding abl interactor 2b isoform X3, producing the protein MAELQMLLEEEIPAGRSALLDSFTNLERVAEYCESNYVQSPDKQRALEETKNYTTQSLASVAYLINTLANNVLQMLDIQASQLRRMESSINHISQTVDIHKEKVARREIGILTTNKNTSRTHKIIAPANPERPVRYIRKPVDYSLLDDMGHGVKASAQNMKAGGGALPRTNPPTQKPPSPPMTGKGTLGRHSPYRTLEPVRPPVVPNDYVSSPTRNMAHPQQSPARTASVNQRNRTYSSGSSGGSHPSSSRSSSRENSGSGSVGVPIAVPTPAPPTAFPGSAPAPSNPAKPPPNTATTPGPPSSALDGPPQACNPPLEIPPVPPPPPQLPASTAPPGTGPATYGNPAQGAPQFYSMNRPAQQPPNPPVGGSLPFRRPSSVTGQPNMAQNQNQLNGGPHFAQNQAGPHAPPPPSMQITPQLPLMGFVARVQETISDVPPPPPPAEEPVFEEPTPPPPPPEDYEDDEDEEESAVVEYSDPYAEEDPPWAPRNYLEKVVAIYDYTRDKEDELSFQEGAIIYVIKKNDDGWFEGVMNGTTGLFPGNYVESIMHYAD; encoded by the exons ATGGCGGAGCTACAAATGCTTCTAGAAGAGGAGATTCCAGCAGGACGAAGCGCACTATTAGACAGTTTTACCAATTTGGAAAGAGTCGCGGAGTACTGTGAGAGCAATTATGTCCAG TCTCCAGACAAGCAGAGGGCTCTGGAGGAGACCAAGAACTACACCACCCAGTCTCTCGCCAGCGTGGCCTACCTGATCAACACGCTGGCCAACAATGTGCTGCAGATGCTCGACATCCAGGCCTCGCAGCTCCGCCGCATGGAGTCCTCCATCAACCACATCTCACAG ACGGTGGACATCCATAAAGAGAAGGTGGCCCGGCGGGAGATCGGCATCCTCACCACCAACAAGAACACATCCCGCACACACAAGATCATCGCCCCAGCAAACCCAGAGAGACCTGTACGTTACATCCGCAAGCCCGTCGACTACAGCCTGCTGGACGACATGGGGCACGGAGTCAAG GCCAGCGCTCAAAACATGAAGGCCGGAGGAGGCGCGCTCCCTCGCACCAACCCCCCCACACAGAAGCCCCCCAGCCCGCCCATGACAGGCAAAGGGACCCTTGG GCGCCACTCCCCCTATAGGACGCTTGAGCCGGTGCGTCCTCCCGTTGTCCCTAACGACTACGTCTCAAGCCCGACGCGCAACATGGCGCacccccagcagagccctgcACGCACTGCATCCGTTAATCAGAGGAACCGCACGTACAG CAGCGGGAGCAGTGGAGGCAGCCACCCCAGCAGCagtcgcagcagcagcagagagaaCAGCGGCAGCGGCAGTGTGGGCGTACCCATCGCCGTGCCGACCCCGGCCCCGCCCACAGCGTTCCCAG GTTCAGCCCCCGCCCCATCCAACCCAGCTAAACCTCCCCCCAACACTGCCACAACCCCAGGGCCTCCTTCTTCTGCCCTAGACGGCCCCCCACAGGCCTGCAATCCCCCTCTAGAGATCCCGCCTGtacccccaccccctccccaGCTCCCTGCCTCTACGGCCCCCCCTGGCACCGGCCCTGCTACTTATGGCAACCCCGCACAAG GTGCTCCTCAGTTCTACAGCATGAACCGCCCAGCACAGCAGCCCCCGAACCCTCCGGTGGGAGGCTCTCTGCCCTTCCGCCGCCCCTCGTCCGTTACTGGTCAGCCCAACATGgcccagaaccagaaccagctcaACGGGGGTCCACACTTCGCCCAGAACCAAG CAGGCCCACATGCGCCCCCTCCCCCATCCATGCAGATCACTCCTCAGCTGCCTCTGATGGGCTTTGTGGCCCGAGTTCAGGAGACTA TCTCAGACGTGCCACCCCCGCCTCCACCTGCCGAAGAGCCTGTGTTTGAGGAGCCtacaccccctccacctccccctgAGGACTatgaagatgatgaggatgaagaggagtcGGCGGTGGTGGAGTACAGCGATCCGTACGCTGAAGAGGACCCGCCCTGGGCACCACGCAACTACCTGGAGAAAG TGGTGGCCATCTACGACTACACCCGCGACAAAGAGGACGAGCTCTCGTTCCAGGAGGGCGCCATCATCTACGTGATCAAGAAGAACGACGACGGCTGGTTCGAGGGCGTGATGAACGGGACCACCGGCCTCTTCCCCGGCAACTACGTCGAGTCCATCATGCACTACGCCGACTGA